From Mus musculus strain C57BL/6J chromosome 8, GRCm38.p6 C57BL/6J, a single genomic window includes:
- the Pou4f2 gene encoding POU domain, class 4, transcription factor 2, with protein MMMMSLNSKQAFSMPHAGSLHVEPKYSALHSASPGSSAPAAPSASSPSSSSNAGGGGGGGGGGGGGGRSSSSSSSGSGGSGGGGGSEAMRRACLPTPPSNIFGGLDESLLARAEALAAVDIVSQSKSHHHHPPHHSPFKPDATYHTMNTIPCTSAASSSSVPISHPSALAGTHHHHHHHHHHHHQPHQALEGELLEHLSPGLALGAMAGPDGTVVSTPAHAPHMATMNPMHQAALSMAHAHGLPSHMGCMSDVDADPRDLEAFAERFKQRRIKLGVTQADVGSALANLKIPGVGSLSQSTICRFESLTLSHNNMIALKPILQAWLEEAEKSHREKLTKPELFNGAEKKRKRTSIAAPEKRSLEAYFAIQPRPSSEKIAAIAEKLDLKKNVVRVWFCNQRQKQKRMKYSAGI; from the exons atgatgatgatgtccCTGAACAGCAAGCAGGCGTTCAGCATGCCTCACGCAGGCAGCCTGCACGTGGAGCCCAAGTACTCGGCGCTACACAGTGCCTCCCCGGGCTCCTCTGCGCCCGCGGCGCCCTCGGCCAGTTCCCCTAGCAGCTCCAGCAAcgctggcggcggcggcggtggcggcggaggcggaggcggcggcggccGGAGCAGCAGTTCCAGCAGCAGTGgcagcggcggcagcggcggcggcgggggctCGGAGGCGATGCGGAGAGCTTGTCTTCCAACCCCACCG AGCAATATATTCGGCGGGCTGGATGAGAGTCTGCTGGCCCGTGCCGAGGCTCTGGCCGCCGTGGACATCGTCTCCCAGAGTAagagccaccaccaccatccgCCCCACCACAGCCCCTTCAAGCCGGACGCCACTTACCACACCATGAACACCATCCCGTGCACGTCGgcagcctcctcttcttctgtGCCCATCTCGCACCCGTCCGCTCTGGCTGgcacccatcaccaccaccaccaccaccatcaccaccatcaccagccGCACCAGGCGCTGGAGGGCGAGCTGCTTGAGCACCTAAGCCCCGGGCTGGCCCTGGGAGCTATGGCGGGCCCCGACGGCACGGTGGTGTCCACTCCGGCTCACGCACCACACATGGCCACCATGAACCCCATGCACCAAGCAGCCCTGAGCATGGCCCACGCACATGGGCTGCCCTCGCACATGGGCTGCATGAGCGACGTGGATGCAGACCCGCGGGACCTGGAGGCGTTCGCCGAGCGTTTCAAGCAGCGACGCATCAAGCTGGGAGTGACCCAGGCAGATGTGGGCTCGGCGCTGGCCAACCTCAAGATCCCGGGCGTGGGCTCGCTCAGCCAGAGCACCATCTGCAGGTTTGAGTCTCTCACGCTGTCACACAACAACATGATCGCGCTCAAGCCCATCCTGCAGGCGTGGCTGGAGGAAGCTGAGAAATCCCACCGCGAGAAGCTCACTAAGCCGGAGCTCTTCAATGGCGCGGAGAAGAAGCGCAAGCGCACGTCCATCGCGGCGCCGGAGAAGCGCTCTCTGGAAGCCTACTTCGCCATCCAGCCAAGGCCCTCCTCGGAGAAGATCGCGGCCATCGCCGAAAAGCTGGATCTCAAGAAAAATGTGGTGCGCGTCTGGTTCTGCaaccagaggcagaaacagaagagaaTGAAATACTCTGCCGGCATTTAG